The Lysobacter sp. genome includes a window with the following:
- a CDS encoding type II secretion system F family protein — MAASRTAAKSAPATERLGNQMPMFVWEGTDKRGIKMKGEQQAKNSNLLRAELRRQGITPSVVKPKPKPLFGTAGSRITAKDIAIFSRQIATMMKSGVPLVQSLEIIGNGQKNLRMKNLVEAVRIDIEGGSSIYESMSKHPVYFDELYRNLVRAGESAGVLETVLDTIATYKENTEALKGKIKKALFYPAMVIAVAILVSSIMLVFVVPQFEDVFKNFGAELPAFTQLIVRFSRFMVSWWWLMLIVTIVTIVGFVFAYKRSPGFQHFLDKVVLKIPVIGAIMHNSAVARFSRTLATTFKAGVPLVEALESVAGATGNSVYEKAVWRIRDDVSVGYPVNMAMKQVNLFPHMVVQMAAIGEEAGALDTMLFKVAEFYEQEVNNAVDALASLLEPMIMVIIGVMVGSMVVGMYLPIFKLAAAVGG, encoded by the coding sequence ATGGCCGCATCCCGCACCGCCGCCAAAAGCGCACCCGCCACCGAACGCCTGGGCAACCAGATGCCGATGTTCGTCTGGGAGGGTACCGACAAACGCGGCATCAAGATGAAGGGCGAGCAGCAGGCCAAGAACAGTAATCTGCTGCGCGCCGAACTGCGCCGCCAGGGCATCACGCCGAGCGTGGTGAAGCCCAAGCCCAAGCCGCTGTTCGGTACGGCAGGCAGCAGAATCACAGCCAAGGACATCGCCATCTTCAGCCGCCAGATCGCCACCATGATGAAATCGGGTGTGCCGCTGGTGCAGTCGCTGGAGATCATCGGCAACGGCCAGAAGAATCTGCGGATGAAGAACCTGGTCGAAGCGGTACGCATCGACATCGAGGGCGGCTCCTCGATCTACGAATCGATGAGCAAGCATCCGGTGTATTTCGACGAGCTGTATCGCAACCTGGTCCGCGCTGGCGAATCGGCCGGCGTGCTCGAAACCGTGCTCGACACCATCGCGACCTACAAGGAAAACACCGAAGCGCTGAAAGGCAAGATCAAGAAGGCGCTGTTCTATCCGGCCATGGTCATCGCGGTCGCGATCCTGGTCAGTTCGATCATGCTCGTGTTCGTGGTGCCGCAATTCGAGGATGTGTTCAAGAACTTCGGCGCGGAACTCCCGGCCTTCACCCAGCTCATCGTGAGGTTCTCGCGCTTCATGGTGTCGTGGTGGTGGCTGATGCTGATCGTCACCATCGTCACCATCGTCGGCTTCGTTTTCGCCTACAAACGATCGCCCGGCTTCCAGCATTTCCTGGACAAGGTGGTGCTGAAGATTCCGGTCATCGGCGCGATCATGCACAACTCCGCCGTGGCGCGTTTCTCGCGTACGCTCGCCACCACCTTCAAGGCCGGCGTGCCGTTGGTTGAAGCGCTGGAAAGCGTCGCCGGTGCCACCGGCAACTCGGTTTACGAGAAAGCGGTGTGGCGTATCCGCGACGACGTGTCGGTCGGCTATCCGGTCAACATGGCGATGAAACAGGTCAACCTGTTCCCGCACATGGTGGTGCAGATGGCGGCGATCGGCGAAGAGGCCGGCGCGCTCGACACCATGCTGTTCAAGGTCGCCGAGTTCTACGAGCAGGAAGTGAACAATGCCGTGGACGCGCTGGCCAGCCTGCTCGAACCGATGATCATGGTGATCATCGGCGTGATGGTGGGCAGCATGGTCGTCGGCATGTACCTGCCGATC
- the pilB gene encoding type IV-A pilus assembly ATPase PilB — MNVAHTSNLIGITGIARRLVLDGALDENVAREALDAATRERKPIANYLRDLKLVTPSQLAAANSIEFGMPLFDPAVMDPSQSAIRLVKEELLQKHLVLPLFKRGGRLFVGVSDPTNTAALDEVKFHTNLLVEPILVDEDTIKRTMQQWMESSDALGGLDDAEGLDNLDVSSGDDEPGGDGGIDSKSDDTPVVKFINKVLVDAIRRGASDIHFEPYETDYRVRLRIDGILKQVAKAPVKLSQRIAARLKVMSQLDIAEKRVPQDGRIKLNLSKTRQIDFRVSTLPTLFGEKVVLRILDGSAAKLGIEKLGYEPDQQTLFLDAIKKPYGMVLVTGPTGSGKTVSLYTALGILNEEERNISTVEDPVEIRLPGINQVQQNQKRGMTFAAALRSFLRQDPDVIMVGEIRDLETAEIAIKAAQTGHMVLSTLHTNDAPQTISRLMNMGIAPFNITSSVSLVIAQRLARRLCNHCKREAELPEHALLAEGYTPDEVHAGIKLYEAIGCNECTGGYKGRTGIYEVMPMTDKIQSIILQGGNSMQIGEAARASGVSNLRQSALLKARNGITSLAEINRVTKD, encoded by the coding sequence GTGAATGTTGCTCACACTTCAAACCTGATCGGTATCACCGGTATCGCCCGGCGCCTGGTGCTGGACGGCGCCTTGGACGAGAACGTCGCGCGCGAAGCGCTGGATGCCGCCACCCGCGAACGGAAGCCGATCGCCAATTACCTGCGCGACCTGAAGCTGGTCACGCCATCGCAACTGGCCGCCGCCAACTCGATCGAGTTCGGCATGCCGCTGTTCGACCCGGCCGTCATGGACCCGAGCCAGAGCGCGATCCGGCTGGTCAAGGAAGAACTGCTCCAGAAGCATCTGGTGCTGCCGCTGTTCAAACGCGGCGGGCGCCTGTTCGTCGGTGTTTCCGATCCCACCAATACCGCTGCGCTCGACGAGGTGAAGTTCCACACCAATCTGTTGGTGGAACCGATCCTGGTCGATGAGGACACCATCAAGCGCACGATGCAGCAGTGGATGGAGTCCAGCGACGCGCTGGGCGGTCTGGACGACGCGGAAGGCCTGGACAATCTCGATGTCTCGAGCGGCGACGACGAACCCGGCGGCGACGGCGGCATCGACAGCAAGAGCGACGACACGCCGGTCGTGAAGTTCATCAACAAGGTGCTGGTGGACGCGATCCGCCGCGGCGCCTCGGACATCCACTTCGAGCCCTACGAAACCGATTACCGCGTGCGCCTGCGCATCGACGGCATCCTCAAACAGGTCGCCAAGGCGCCGGTCAAGCTCAGCCAACGCATCGCCGCGCGCCTGAAAGTGATGTCGCAGCTCGACATCGCCGAGAAGCGCGTGCCGCAGGACGGCCGCATCAAGCTCAACCTGTCGAAAACCCGCCAGATCGACTTCCGCGTCAGCACGCTGCCGACGTTGTTCGGCGAAAAAGTGGTGCTGCGTATCCTCGACGGCAGTGCGGCCAAGCTCGGCATCGAGAAACTCGGCTACGAGCCGGACCAGCAGACACTGTTCCTCGATGCGATCAAGAAACCCTACGGAATGGTGCTGGTCACCGGCCCGACCGGCTCCGGTAAAACGGTTTCGCTGTACACCGCGCTGGGAATCCTCAACGAAGAAGAGCGAAACATCTCCACGGTCGAAGACCCGGTCGAAATCCGCCTTCCCGGCATCAATCAGGTGCAGCAGAACCAGAAGCGCGGCATGACCTTCGCCGCGGCGCTGCGCAGCTTCCTCCGCCAGGACCCGGACGTGATCATGGTCGGCGAAATCCGCGACCTGGAAACCGCCGAAATCGCAATCAAGGCCGCGCAGACCGGCCACATGGTGCTCTCGACGCTGCACACCAACGATGCGCCGCAGACCATCTCGCGCCTGATGAACATGGGCATCGCGCCGTTCAACATCACGTCTTCGGTGAGTCTGGTCATCGCCCAGCGCCTCGCCCGCCGCTTGTGCAATCACTGCAAGCGCGAGGCGGAACTGCCCGAACACGCGCTGCTGGCCGAGGGCTATACCCCCGACGAAGTGCATGCCGGCATCAAACTGTACGAGGCGATCGGCTGCAACGAATGCACCGGCGGTTACAAAGGCCGCACCGGCATCTACGAAGTGATGCCGATGACCGATAAGATCCAGTCGATCATTCTGCAGGGCGGTAATTCCATGCAGATCGGAGAAGCCGCACGGGCCTCCGGCGTGAGCAATCTGCGTCAATCCGCGCTGCTGAAAGCCAGAAACGGCATCACCAGCCTCGCCGAAATCAACCGCGTCACCAAGGACTAA
- a CDS encoding prepilin-type N-terminal cleavage/methylation domain-containing protein: MKTMRPSIQGFTLIELMIVVAIIAILTAIALPAYQIYVGKSQVTAGLADLRGGVVIYEEGIQNGENAGSPADANAIGLPLSTVRCSAITPGGTWAATNGQTIACTLAGNPNVAGKNLTLTRDSEGLWSCSTTVTALYRPNGCS, translated from the coding sequence ATGAAGACAATGCGCCCGAGTATCCAAGGTTTCACCCTTATCGAGCTCATGATCGTCGTTGCGATCATTGCAATCCTGACTGCGATCGCCCTGCCTGCCTACCAGATCTATGTGGGCAAATCGCAGGTTACCGCAGGCCTGGCCGACCTGCGCGGCGGCGTTGTAATCTATGAAGAAGGTATCCAAAACGGCGAAAATGCCGGCAGTCCGGCAGACGCCAATGCCATCGGCCTACCGCTGAGCACCGTCCGCTGCAGCGCGATCACGCCTGGCGGGACGTGGGCCGCCACCAATGGACAGACGATCGCCTGCACACTCGCCGGCAATCCCAATGTCGCAGGCAAAAACCTGACCCTGACCCGCGACAGCGAAGGGCTCTGGAGCTGCAGCACGACCGTCACCGCGCTCTACCGTCCCAACGGCTGCTCCTGA